In a single window of the Anguilla rostrata isolate EN2019 chromosome 6, ASM1855537v3, whole genome shotgun sequence genome:
- the LOC135258184 gene encoding zinc-alpha-2-glycoprotein-like isoform X2 translates to MFRSVPRRNCMREGRGHSLCKSVKRLNMEHWNRGRTNILKNDTVLNMSGAAVLQGRFGCEIERNSDSVSRTRAFAQYGWNGEDFLSFSLSRIQWEASAGSAVPITRKWNRDQDITLEIKNYIDYICVYHLERSLKFEAKESQETVSHSLLGTYTAVNTDEFTCVLWLDGEAVDSYSSNGTDRVPRRNWMREGPGRSLWKSVKRRNMEHWDRGRTDILKNDTGLNMSGAAVLQGRFGCEIELNPDSGIRLMRTFAQYGWNGEDFLSFNPSRLQWEASAGSAVPMKRKWNRDRTITVETKDYIDFICVHHLLKSLSYETKENKETG, encoded by the exons ATGTTCAGAAGTGTGCCCCGTAGAAATTGTATGCGTGAAGGAAGAGGCCATTCTCTGTGCAAGTCTGTCAAACGCCTTAATATGGAGCACTGGAACAGAGGCAGAACTAACATcttaaaaaatgacacagtaCTTAACATGTCTG GTGCTGCCGTCCTGCAGGGGAGGTTTGGCTGTGAGATCGAGAGAAACTCTGACTCTGTAAGTCGTACGAGGGCCTTTGCTCAGTACGGATGGAATGGAGAAGACTTCCTGTCCTTCAGCCTCAGCAGGATTCAGTGGGAGGCTTCAGCAGGATCTGCTGTCCCCATTACAAGGAAGTGGAATAGGGACCAGGACATCACCTTGGAAATTAAGAACTACATAGATTACATCTGTGTATATCACCTGGAGAGAAGTTTGAAGTTTGAAGCAAAGGAGAGCCAGGAGACAG ttAGTCACTCCCTGCTAGGCACCTACACTGCAGTGAATACTGATGAGTTCACTTGTGTCCTGTGGCTTGATGGCGAAGCAGTCGACTCCTACAGTAGCAATGGCACGGACAGAGTGCCCCGTAGAAATTGGATGCGTGAAGGACCAGGCCGTTCTCTGTGGAAGTCTGTCAAACGCCGTAATATGGAGCACTGGGACAGAGGCAGAACTGACATCTTAAAAAATGACACAGGACTTAACATGTCTG GTGCTGCCGTCCTGCAGGGGAGGTTTGGCTGTGAGATTGAGCTAAACCCTGACTCTGGTATAAGACTTATGAGGACCTTTGCTCAGTACGGATGGAACGGAGAAGACTTCCTGTCCTTCAACCCCAGCAGGCTTCAGTGGGAGGCTTCAGCAGGATCTGCTGTCCCCATGAAGCGGAAGTGGAACAGAGACCGGACCATCACTGTGGAAACTAAGGACTACATAGATTTCATCTGTGTGCATCACCTGTTGAAGAGTTTGTCTTATGAAACCAAGGAGAACAAGGAGACAGGTTAG
- the LOC135257905 gene encoding lysophosphatidic acid receptor 4-like, producing the protein MLLQGKAMGSNKSQNVTDHKDLVFVGTYSLVFVAGLTLNVIALVVFCQTKLRSHTMVYMTNLAVADLLLISTLPVRIYYYLGFSGLSQNLCEGLGVVLLVNMYGSIFLLTCMSFDRCMAVCYPMSSRVKEGRKKASLVCLGVWMLTVGASLPIYLKKKPGNNQTLCFMSDPVYATQPVAVFTTLTIGFGIPLTTMMTCSWFLVRAINRSTVAQTDVIDSRKIRRMITVNLVIFLVCFLPYHLILGLLYINYVPSLCTALHYSLVLACVNAMLDPLAYYFT; encoded by the coding sequence atgttattacagGGGAAAGCCATGGGTTCAAACAAATCCCAGAATGTCACTGACCATAAGGACCTGGTTTTTGTAGGGACTTATTCATTGGTCTTTGTGGCTGGCCTGACCCTCAATGTTATTGCCCTGGTGGTCTTCTGCCAAACCAAGTTACGTTCTCATACCATGGTCTACATGACAAATCTGGCTGTGGCTGACCTGTTACTCATCTCCACTCTTCCTGTGAGGATCTACTATTACTTGGGGTTCTCAGGGCTATCTCAGAACCTCTGTGAGGGCCTTGGCGTAGTTCTACTGGTCAACATGTACGGGAGCATCTTTCTTCTGACGTGTATGAGCTTTGATCGCTGCATGGCTGTCTGCTATCCCATGTCATCCCGTGTCAAGGAGGGGCGCAAAAAGGCATCGTTGGTGTGCCTGGGTGTCTGGATGCTGACCGTGGGAGCCAGTTTGCCTATCtacctaaaaaaaaagccaggcAACAATCAAACGTTGTGTTTCATGAGCGACCCAGTCTATGCCACCCAGCCTGTGGCTGTGTTCACCACACTCACTATAGGCTTTGGGATTCCACTCACCACCATGATGACATGCTCCTGGTTCCTGGTCAGGGCCATTAACCGCAGCACAGTGGCACAAACGGATGTGATTGACAGCCGGAAGATCCGGAGGATGATCACTGTCAATCTGGTGATCTTCCTGGTATGCTTCCTTCCCTACCATCTCATTTTGGGGCTGTTGTACATAAACTATGTACCCTCGCTATGCACAGCCCTCCATTACAGCCTGGTTTTAGCCTGCGTCAATGCCATGCTAGATCCTTTGGCATACTACTTCACC